In Ktedonobacteraceae bacterium, one genomic interval encodes:
- a CDS encoding serine/threonine-protein kinase, producing the protein MNNLAFDRLVGTNLGKYRLEQLIEQDNYELVFLARTSDAQATYLIRILAEPGGLSPRNREGYLERFLYRAREIAALQHPYILPIVDYGVERGTPYLVSPQIPMRSLRARLAKSGPLDIYTAGRYLDQVAATLEYAHQHNVLHGNLTIDNIFIRLDGQLVVANFGIMDLIELNGQDAQRHLLHGRGEVCAPEQLLGKTISSYTDVYALGAVLYHLLAGSPVFAGNTPEELAQQHLYASVPPLSRWRADLPSGLYSIVARALAKDPAQRFHQPGALANAYQRIVDPHNRTRVPFVASETADNSLQRQHASVVSLTDVQAAEIEKSSNSLTRDEHMAGTQQPVLQKPFSQALPYEPADAKRSRESDVAGSHFKARSFHSDPDSLDDFNTPRLSLMRRFQRRNRQRIVIVSVVILLVLVAGSITGILLLTQKGAGAVTVSGQVTFLDASHITPGNSNALSIVVHGLSAPPTGYEYDAWYINDQSEQVIILGTLVLHQQTYSLSYSGGSTNLLASGNKLEVTLERKGARLPTGNVELSGSFPPQAFAHIQHLLVKFPTTPEQIGVLVGSLLQAHLLNIQADVLQNFAYSHNTSAIQCEAQSLLDIIEGSKGPDYRTLSSVCTQQDITEEGDTFGLSGSGDYLSKATVHATLAISQPDATSIMRQHAALLAVALSNAKGWVTTIKQDTLQLRANPADLSRVSEIVALADAVYHGVDANGDGLISPVPGEAGVLTAYTQGQLMATLPLAPGN; encoded by the coding sequence GTGAATAATCTCGCATTCGACAGGTTAGTTGGAACAAACCTGGGAAAGTACCGTCTGGAACAACTCATCGAGCAAGACAATTATGAGCTCGTCTTTCTTGCCCGCACCAGTGACGCGCAAGCAACCTATCTCATCCGCATTCTCGCCGAACCTGGCGGTCTTTCACCAAGAAACCGCGAGGGCTACCTGGAACGTTTTCTTTACCGCGCCAGGGAGATCGCAGCTTTACAGCATCCTTATATCCTTCCCATCGTTGACTATGGAGTTGAACGTGGCACGCCATATCTTGTTTCACCACAGATTCCTATGCGCTCATTACGCGCCCGGCTGGCAAAGAGCGGCCCTCTGGATATCTATACTGCCGGTCGCTACCTGGATCAGGTAGCCGCTACTCTCGAATATGCGCACCAGCACAATGTGTTGCACGGAAATCTCACCATCGACAATATCTTCATTCGATTGGATGGCCAGCTCGTCGTAGCAAACTTCGGCATCATGGACCTTATTGAATTGAACGGGCAAGATGCGCAGCGGCATCTTCTTCACGGGCGCGGTGAGGTGTGCGCGCCGGAGCAATTGCTGGGAAAAACTATCAGTTCCTATACGGATGTCTATGCTCTCGGAGCCGTTCTCTATCACTTGCTGGCCGGTTCGCCTGTCTTTGCCGGCAACACACCTGAGGAACTGGCCCAGCAGCATCTCTATGCCTCGGTTCCTCCATTGAGCAGGTGGCGCGCTGATCTACCCTCCGGTCTTTACAGCATCGTCGCACGTGCGTTGGCCAAGGACCCGGCACAGCGCTTTCATCAACCCGGAGCATTGGCCAATGCCTACCAGCGTATCGTTGATCCGCATAATCGAACCCGCGTGCCGTTTGTCGCCAGCGAGACAGCTGACAACTCGCTTCAGCGCCAACACGCATCCGTAGTCTCTCTGACGGATGTGCAGGCCGCCGAAATTGAGAAGAGTAGTAATAGCCTTACACGCGACGAACACATGGCTGGAACGCAGCAACCCGTTCTGCAAAAACCCTTCTCTCAGGCACTTCCTTACGAGCCTGCTGACGCGAAGCGTAGCCGCGAGAGCGACGTTGCAGGCTCGCATTTCAAGGCACGTTCCTTCCATTCAGACCCCGACTCTCTTGACGATTTTAATACTCCCCGCCTCTCATTGATGCGTCGCTTTCAGCGTAGAAATAGGCAGCGTATCGTCATCGTCTCTGTCGTCATCCTGCTGGTGCTTGTGGCCGGCAGTATCACAGGCATCCTGTTGCTCACGCAGAAAGGAGCAGGGGCTGTAACCGTGAGTGGGCAGGTGACGTTTCTAGATGCAAGCCATATTACTCCAGGGAACTCCAATGCACTCAGTATCGTTGTTCATGGCTTGAGCGCTCCTCCCACCGGGTACGAATACGATGCGTGGTACATCAATGACCAGAGCGAACAGGTCATCATATTAGGAACGCTCGTACTACATCAGCAAACCTACTCATTATCCTATAGTGGGGGTAGTACCAATCTATTGGCGAGCGGAAACAAACTTGAAGTTACTCTGGAGCGCAAGGGAGCCAGGCTACCCACCGGTAATGTTGAGCTTTCCGGTTCATTTCCGCCCCAGGCTTTTGCGCATATTCAGCATCTACTTGTCAAATTTCCTACTACACCTGAGCAAATCGGCGTGCTGGTTGGGAGCCTCTTGCAAGCACATCTGCTGAATATCCAGGCAGATGTCTTACAGAATTTTGCATACAGCCATAATACTTCTGCCATTCAATGTGAGGCGCAGAGCTTACTCGATATTATCGAGGGATCGAAAGGCCCTGATTACCGGACACTTTCCTCAGTATGCACGCAACAGGATATTACAGAGGAAGGCGATACCTTTGGGCTATCAGGTTCAGGCGACTATCTATCTAAAGCAACAGTACATGCTACTCTCGCCATCAGCCAGCCTGATGCAACCAGCATTATGCGCCAGCACGCGGCATTGCTGGCAGTTGCGCTCTCGAACGCAAAGGGATGGGTAACCACAATCAAACAGGATACTCTACAACTACGGGCCAATCCTGCTGATCTATCGAGGGTC
- a CDS encoding DUF1611 domain-containing protein, protein MRRIVILAEGSFEWHYGKTATGVIRYGKDTVVAVIDSTKAGMDVAQALGASFGVGIPVVRDINEALGLQPDTLLIGIAPMGGALPAAWRWQLLKAIDAGLDIISGLHFFLSEDEELRAAAEKRGVTIWDVRRPPATNRVAQFTPHRPGSHTILLVGSDCAVGKMTAALELDREAQKRGLSSAFVATGQTGIMISGNGLPVDRIISDFVAGMVEQMVLDFCSEYDWVFVEGQGALNHPGYSPVTLGLIHGSMPDAMIFCHKVGATAIEGYTYCPLPSLNRMIQINEDTVSWVRPERPCKVVGLALVTHGLSEEAALDAIKQVEDETGLPATDVFRFGTEKLMDALVKHFAS, encoded by the coding sequence ATGCGGCGAATAGTAATTCTGGCCGAGGGCTCGTTTGAATGGCACTATGGCAAGACGGCCACGGGCGTGATTCGTTATGGAAAAGATACGGTGGTGGCAGTAATTGATAGCACGAAAGCCGGGATGGATGTGGCACAGGCGTTGGGAGCATCATTTGGCGTGGGTATTCCTGTTGTGCGTGATATTAATGAGGCCCTGGGTTTGCAGCCGGATACGCTTTTGATCGGTATTGCGCCTATGGGCGGCGCGCTACCGGCAGCTTGGCGCTGGCAATTGCTGAAAGCTATTGATGCCGGACTGGATATCATTAGCGGGCTGCATTTCTTTCTTTCTGAAGACGAAGAACTGCGCGCCGCCGCCGAAAAGCGCGGCGTGACGATCTGGGATGTTCGCCGTCCACCGGCCACGAACCGTGTCGCTCAATTCACGCCGCATCGTCCCGGTAGCCATACTATTTTGCTGGTAGGCTCTGATTGCGCGGTAGGCAAGATGACGGCGGCGCTGGAATTGGACCGTGAGGCGCAAAAACGTGGACTGAGCAGCGCTTTTGTGGCAACCGGGCAGACCGGCATTATGATCTCGGGCAATGGCCTGCCTGTAGACCGCATCATCAGTGACTTCGTGGCCGGTATGGTGGAACAGATGGTGCTGGATTTCTGTAGCGAGTATGACTGGGTCTTTGTCGAGGGACAGGGCGCGTTGAATCATCCGGGTTATTCACCTGTCACGCTCGGCCTTATTCATGGTTCGATGCCGGACGCGATGATCTTTTGTCACAAGGTTGGTGCGACTGCCATCGAGGGATACACCTATTGCCCGCTTCCTTCATTGAACCGCATGATCCAGATCAATGAAGACACCGTCAGCTGGGTACGCCCCGAACGGCCATGCAAAGTGGTGGGGCTTGCGCTGGTAACCCATGGCCTTTCTGAAGAGGCTGCGCTTGATGCTATCAAACAGGTCGAGGACGAGACAGGACTGCCGGCCACCGACGTATTTCGTTTCGGGACGGAAAAGCTAATGGACGCGCTCGTCAAGCATTTTGCTTCCTGA